A region from the Clostridia bacterium genome encodes:
- a CDS encoding S8 family peptidase has protein sequence MFGSRRRQETPREPYRTSPDGKPRHQKIVIFDEKARRDEWFGILENCRGHILRELPLVHGMVVLVDEDESGDVESLASKRAGVVRVDDDLDIEMVYELGSLAWGPRTREDIPWGVARIHLEGVDKSGRGVKVAVLDTGVDQTHPDLAGNIKANHTLLSGAISARDDNGHGTHVIGTIAALHNGIGITGVAPKASVYAVKVLDSKGSGKLSTLIEGIGWCLDKGIKVVNMSLSSSKENQTFRDGIQNARRAGMSMVCAAGNEGPTANSVGYPAKYVETIAVTATNKDDGIADFSSRGREVALCAPGVDILSTWPGRKYRRSSGTSMASPHVAGAVALLLEADSSLSPSDIKSILQSSADRLDGASSDEQGAGIINVSAALARVSKKRVLGP, from the coding sequence ATGTTCGGGTCCAGGCGACGGCAGGAGACTCCGCGCGAGCCTTACAGGACTTCTCCGGACGGAAAGCCCAGGCATCAAAAGATCGTGATCTTCGACGAGAAGGCGCGCCGCGATGAGTGGTTTGGCATCCTCGAAAACTGCAGGGGGCACATACTGCGTGAACTCCCGCTGGTCCACGGCATGGTTGTGCTGGTTGATGAGGACGAATCTGGTGATGTGGAGTCGCTGGCCTCGAAAAGGGCCGGCGTTGTGAGGGTCGATGACGACCTGGATATCGAGATGGTGTATGAGCTCGGCTCACTGGCGTGGGGTCCCAGGACTCGCGAGGATATCCCCTGGGGAGTGGCTCGCATCCATCTGGAAGGCGTGGATAAGAGCGGTCGTGGCGTGAAGGTGGCGGTGCTGGACACTGGCGTGGATCAGACCCACCCGGATTTGGCAGGGAATATCAAGGCTAATCACACTCTTCTATCCGGGGCGATTTCGGCGAGGGATGACAATGGTCACGGAACTCACGTGATTGGCACCATCGCTGCCCTGCATAACGGGATTGGCATAACGGGCGTGGCGCCCAAGGCCTCTGTGTATGCGGTGAAGGTCCTCGATAGTAAGGGTTCCGGGAAGCTGTCAACACTCATCGAGGGCATCGGGTGGTGTCTCGACAAGGGCATCAAGGTCGTCAACATGAGCTTGAGTTCGAGCAAGGAGAACCAGACCTTCCGGGATGGAATCCAGAACGCGAGGCGGGCTGGGATGAGCATGGTGTGCGCAGCCGGAAATGAGGGACCCACTGCGAACAGTGTGGGGTATCCGGCGAAGTACGTCGAGACCATCGCGGTCACGGCCACGAATAAGGATGATGGAATCGCGGACTTCTCCAGCCGGGGAAGGGAAGTGGCTCTATGCGCGCCTGGCGTCGACATTCTCTCCACATGGCCGGGAAGGAAGTACCGGCGGAGTTCGGGCACCTCCATGGCCTCTCCGCACGTCGCCGGGGCGGTTGCGCTGCTGCTGGAGGCGGATTCCAGCCTCTCACCGTCGGACATCAAGTCGATACTGCAGTCCAGTGCAGATAGGCTGGATGGAGCATCCTCTGATGAACAGGGAGCTGGGATCATCAACGTCTCGGCTGCGCTGGCCAGGGTGTCGAAGAAGCGCGTGCTCGGACCGTGA